One Drosophila kikkawai strain 14028-0561.14 chromosome 3L, DkikHiC1v2, whole genome shotgun sequence genomic window carries:
- the LOC108078836 gene encoding uncharacterized protein: protein MDIPSSGAIFTLGKSHLAENTQSYFYIKNDPVKRLISGPHQSAVICESGRLFVWGENHYGQLGIGGHGGASGSRKGASNSNNNNSASNGDIVTKPTCVKALKTLGLKICDAAFGNNWAVMLTHSNEIFFTGRNIFPEDTHVAQHFTTALVEQQTCAIIRKPFRLEEFDDYLSKSEETDNFMAVQAGNEHFAVLTSTGRLIGCGSNARQQLGELEADYDGHPVEIRLDAKVQQFACGPESTLVLTASGNLFLTGHLNEFVFPRFTELQKNLPPTEQIIFMHISKTSEVYIVTNAGSIYRSFESVRNKSLVFQRFYDYDSEENGPIWKLLKGFSFYAVLSKANKFFTTFSESGHHLKTFREISKFKNLRLLDIAVGDQHILVQGIPRSSMSSATVSGSADPHRYTSRSFALQPPDANGNEEHVRSHSGRSLTKQKGVEEAEERSMAATVGGLAAAAGAGTAAAMEAVKHLSKEEDANEKEEKSESQDTNANVDSEESKAKELEEVNGNEDRKSSPLKEIKNQMEDQSAITSGNKKQEMEDSITDEQKEKEDHPTNKGQLKIESMEPTAPLESPINEMATKEVAGKTMDSPLKASPAKQSPIKPMNSLQKMPTPPSHTPTPPKSPTESLRSNKSAHSMHSVNPQESMVTAAGAGSQEKLLRPRTPYPESSDSSTPQTIKKTPIRNFSYEAAMDHDHLDRTSPELVDSLETVAEVPAATIQVNTPTPPTEEDEQLAVEITTTNDSKDSSKVINEIRFINNGVDVTAKVEEQMPDTPHESSLEDLESDGEQMLHHVEEQVDKIVTNTEEAAAKAGEEAMDAMDSTRSSIQTAVRKAAYGAKDAMEAAGERMATGARGAVGAVGGAVGAAGKGAQRMASDAMHAVEQAGSNAMHAVEQAGSNAAKAASDTKDSMGRAMDSVTSKISSEVLGAKENISSLFQIKAAREADPQTTPVSTPDVSSKEGAPKTTTTLGSGEEDERTTASVNSIHNSTGNGNGNGNIFEPSNPFEPSSNPYEDPLDAVVERSKKAMQDDIRAMQMRANSHVQAVVQQKEEDAKGFMQQMMDRLSCRNEKAVRIEDETRPPAALHNKNTNKVNSELSLSNGHGDQPQASSRVCTIL from the exons ATGGACATTCCTAGCAGCGGAGCCATATTTACCCTGGGCAAATCCCATCTGGCGGAGAATACGCAGAGCTACTTCTACATCAAGAACGATCCGGTGAAGCGCCTGATATCCGGTCCCCATCAGAGCGCTGTCATTTGTG AATCTGGCCGGCTATTTGTTTGGGGCGAGAACCACTACGGCCAGCTCGGGATTGGTGGCCATGGAGGAGCCTCCGGCAGCAGGAAGGgtgccagcaacagcaacaacaacaacagcgccagcaaTGGGGACATTGTGACCAAGCCCACCTGCGTGAAGGCCTTGAAAACACTGGGATTAAAGATTTGCGACGCCGCCTTCGGCAACAACTGGGCCGTGATGCTGACAC ATTCCAATGAGATCTTCTTTACGGGTCGCAACATTTTCCCCGAAGACACCCATGTGGCCCAGCACTTCACCACCGCACTGGTGGAGCAGCAGACCTGTGCTATTATCCGAAAGCCGTTTCGATTGGAGGAATTCGACGATTACCTGTCCAAGAGCGAGGAGACGGACAACTTCATGGCAGTTCAGGCGGGAAACGAGCACTTTGCCGTGCTAACCA GCACCGGACGGCTTATTGGCTGCGGGTCAAATGCCCGTCAGCAGCTGGGCGAACTTGAGGCAGACTACGATGGACATCCGGTAGAGATTCGTCTGGATGCAAAGGTACAGCAGTTTGCCTGTGGACCGGAGTCCACGCTTGTCCTGACCGCCAGCGGAAACCTTTTCCTCACTGGCCACCTCAATGAGTTCGTCTTTCCGCGCTTCACTGAGCTGCAGAAGAACCTGCCGCCCACGGAGCAGATTATCTTTATGCACATATCCAAGACCAGCGAGGTGTATATCGTGACCAATGCAGGCAGCATCTACCGAAGCTTTGAATCCGTGCGGAATAAGAGCCTGGTCTTCCAGCGCTTCTATGACTACGACAGCGAGGAGAACGGTCCGATTTGGAAGCTCCTCAAGGGCTTCTCCTTCTATGCGGTTCTCAGCAAGGCGAACAAGTTCTTCACCACATTCTCGGAGAGCGGCCATCACTTGAAGACCTTCCGCGAGATCTCCAAGTTCAAGAACCTCCGACTACTGGACATCGCAGTCGGGGATCAGCACATACTCGTGCAGGGCATACCAAGATCCTCGATGTCATCGGCTACGGTTAGCGGCTCAGCGGACCCACATCGCTATACGAGCCGCAGCTTCGCCCTGCAGCCGCCAGATGCGAATGGAAACGAGGAGCACGTTAGGTCCCACAGTGGCAGGAGTCTGACCAAGCAAAAGGGAGTGGAGGAGGCCGAGGAGCGATCGATGGCAGCCACTGTGGGGGGCTTGGCAGCCGCAGCCGGTGCTGGTACAGCGGCAGCCATGGAGGCAGTGAAGCATTTAAGCAAAGAGgaggatgcaaacgaaaaagaaGAGAAATCTGAGTCCCAGGATACAAATGCAAATGTAGACAGCGAAGAGTCTAAGGCCAAGGAACTCGAAGAAGTTAACGGAAATGAGGACAGAAAAAGCAGTCCTTTAAAAGAgataaaaaatcaaatggaGGATCAATCAGCAATAACTTCTGGAAATAAGAAACAAGAAATGGAAGATTCCATAACTGATGagcaaaaggaaaaggagGATCACCCAACAAACAAAGGTCAGCTGAAAATTGAGTCAATGGAGCCCACAGCACCGTTAGAATCACCAATAAATGAAATGGCAACCAAGGAAGTAGCTGGTAAAACCATGGATTCTCCCTTGAAGGCATCACCAGCTAAGCAATCTCCTATAAAACCCATGAATTCCCTGCAGAAAATGCCCACGCCCCCGTCACACACACCCACGCCCCCGAAATCCCCAACGGAATCTTTAAGATCCAACAAATCCGCGCATTCGATGCATTCAGTAAATCCTCAAGAGTCGATGGTGACGGCGGCGGGTGCTGGCAGCCAGGAGAAGCTACTGCGTCCTCGAACACCATATCCCGAGAGCAGCGATTCCAGCACACCGCAAACGATCAAGAAGACACCTATACGGAATTTCTCGTACGAGGCGGCCATGGATCACGATCATTTGGATCGCACCTCGCCGGAGCTGGTGGACAGCTTGGAGACAGTGGCCGAGGTGCCTGCGGCAACTATTCAGGTCAACACTCCAACGCCGCCCACAGAAGAGGACGAGCAGCTGGCCGTGGAGATAACCACGACCAATGACTCAAAGGACAGCAGCAAGGTGATCAACGAGATTCGCTTCATCAACAACGGCGTGGATGTCACGGCCAAGGTGGAGGAACAAATGCCGGACACACCGCACGAGAGCTCGCTAGAGGACCTGGAATCGGATGGCGAGCAGATGCTGCACCACGTGGAGGAGCAGGTGGACAAAATCGTAACAAACACAGAAGAGGCGGCGGCCAAGGCCGGGGAAGAAGCGATGGATGCCATGGACTCCACGCGCAGCTCCATCCAGACAGCGGTTAGAAAGGCGGCGTACGGCGCCAAGGATGCCATGGAGGCTGCCGGCGAACGAATGGCCACCGGAGCTCGAGGCGCAGTAGGTGCCGTGGGCGGGGCTGTGGGTGCCGCAGGAAAAGGTGCCCAGCGGATGGCCAGCGATGCCATGCACGCCGTGGAGCAGGCGGGCAGCAATGCCATGCACGCCGTGGAGCAGGCGGGCAGCAATGCTGCCAAGGCAGCGTCCGACACAAAGGACTCCATGGGCAGGGCTATGGATTCGGTGACCAGCAAAATTTCTAGCGAGGTCCTGGGCGCCAAGGAGAATATCTCGTCGTTGTTTCAGATTAAAGCGGCCCGTGAGGCCGATCCGCAAACCACACCAGTTTCAACGCCGGACGTGTCCTCGAAAGAGGGGGCACCCAAGACGACAACCACGTTGGGATCCGGCGAAGAGGATGAGCGAACCACAGCCTCCGTGAACTCGATACACAATTCAACAGGGAATGGCAACGGGAACGGAAACATCTTCGAGCCGAGCAATCCCTTTGAGCCTTCGAGCAATCCCTACGAAGATCCCCTCGACGCGGTGGTGGAGCGCAGCAAAAAGGCAATGCAGGACGACATTCGGGCTATGCAGATGCGCGCCAACTCCCACGTGCAGGCGGTCGTTCAGCAAAAGGAGGAGGATGCCAAGGGCTTCATGCAACAGATGATGGACAGGCTCTCGTGCCGCAACGAAAAGGCGGTCAGAATCGAAG ATGAAACGCGTCCGCCGGCTGCGCTGCACAACAAGAACACAAACAAGGTGAACAGCGAGCTGAGTTTAAGCAATGGACATGGCGACCAGCCGCAGGCGTCGTCGCGGGTCTGCACGATTTTATAA
- the barc gene encoding 17S U2 SnRNP complex component HTATSF1 translates to MSDEGESKSEHEEQPNPKPETEESKQQVEEAPSSDNNEVTKPKDETPSQDFAAYEEHMTYAPDGGAIYTDPSTRQKYKWCTSQNNWQPLNDAEEGGDPYENEHYKWCPKTQQWLPKKQQETETEHYKWDEKQQKWLPKQKQGPDQDVVYGVDENGDRTYTDKDGAVFFWDAAKNAWFPKIDDDFMARYQMNYGFIDNTSAGEKEKAEKEAAEAKRKEEELRRMTAEAEAAMAKDSEASTTAAPTGKRKIQEPPKWFDMDPTQNTKVYVSNLPLDITMDEFAELMGKCGMVMRDPQTQKFKLKLYAEKDGQIKGDGLCDYIKVESVNLALNILDEYNLRGHKIRVQRAQFQMRGEYNPALKPKRKKKDKEKLQKMKEKLFDWRPDKMRGERSKNEKTVIIKNLFTPELFEKEVELILEYQNNLREECSKCGIVRKVVIYDRHPEGVAQINMSSPEEADVVIQMMQGRFFGKRQLSAESWDGKTKYKIDESAVEAQERLSKWDEFLEVEESEKKEEPQEEQKQDQDRDQDQDSSPESQLLPGDATP, encoded by the exons ATGAGCGACGAAGGTGAAAGTAAGTCGGAGCACGAAGAGCAACCCAATCCCAAACCTGAGACAGAGGAAAGCAAGCAGCAAGTGGAGGAGGCTCCCAGCTCGGATAATAATGAGGTAACAAAGCCAAAGGATGAAACTCCTTCCCAGGACTTTGCCGCCTACGAGGAGCACATGACCTATGCACCGGACGGCGGGGCCATCTACACGGATCCCAGCACCAGGCAAAAGTACAAGTGGTGCACCAGCCAAAACAACTGGCAACCACTAAACGATGCCGAAGAAGGCGGAGATCCCTACGAGAACGAGCACTACAAGTGGTGCCCCAAAACCCAACAGTGGCTGCCCAAGAAGCAACAGGAAACCGAGACGGAGCACTACAAGTGGGATGAAAAGCAGCAAAAGTGGCTACCCAAGCAAAAACAAGGACCGGACCAGGATGTGGTCTATGGCGTGGATGAGAATGGGGATCGTACTTACACCGACAAGGATGGCGCCGTGTTCTTCTGGGATGCGGCCAAGAATGCCTGGTTTCCCAAGATCGACGATGACTTTATGGCCCGCTATCAAATGAACTACGGATTCATTGACAACACTTCGGCGGGCGAGAAAGAGAAGGCTGAAAAGGAAGCGGCCGAGGCCAAGAGAAAAGAGGAGGAACTCAGGCGAATGACGGCGGAGGCAGAGGCGGCCATGGCCAAGGATAGTGAAGCCTCCACAACGGCAGCGCCAACGGGCAAGCGGAAGATCCAAGAGCCTCCGA AATGGTTCGATATGGATCCCACGCAGAACACCAAGGTGTATGTCTCGAATCTGCCCCTGGACATCACCATGGATGAGTTTGCCGAACTGATGGGCAAGTGCGGCATGGTCATGCGGGATCCCCAGACCCAGAAGTTTAAGCTGAAGCTGTACGCCGAGAAGGATGGCCAGATCAAGGGCGACGGCCTCTGTGACTATATCAAG GTGGAGAGTGTGAATCTGGCGCTGAACATCCTGGACGAGTACAATCTGCGCGGTCACAAGATTCGCGTCCAGAGAGCTCAGTTCCAAATGCGCGGCGAGTACAATCCTGCCCTGAAGCCCAAGCGGAAGAAGAAGGACAAGGAGAAGTTGCAAAAGATGAAGGAAAA ATTATTCGACTGGCGTCCTGATAAAATGCGTGGCGAACGCTCCAAAAATGAGAAAACTGTCATCATCAAGAACCTCTTTACACCGGAACTGTTTGAAAAGGAAGTGGAACTCATCCTGGAGTATCAGAACAATCTGCGCGAGGAGTGCAGCAAGTGCGGCATAGTCCGCAAAGTGGTGATCTACGAT CGCCACCCCGAGGGAGTTGCCCAGATCAACATGTCCTCGCCGGAGGAGGCCGATGTTGTTATACAAATGATGCAGGGCCGTTTCTTCGGAAAGCGACAGCTTAGCGCCGAGTCTTGGGATGGCAAGACCAAGTACAA AATCGATGAATCCGCTGTGGAGGCGCAGGAGCGTCTCTCCAAATGGGACGAGTTCTTGGAAGTGGAAGAAAGCGAAAAGAAGGAAGAGCCTCAGGAAGAGCAAAAGCAGGATCAGGACcgggaccaggaccaggataGCTCCCCAGAGAGCCAGCTGTTGCCCGGCGATGCCACCCCATAG
- the rgn gene encoding trichohyalin isoform X2, whose protein sequence is MSGSHKMWCCQVFILVLFAHTILAELHVSAASAGISFDGPSPAQSPDALAPTAKPRRRMYAMCPPQFQRVGTDCYSLVEQRSSWLEAHFFCKDKNANLTEPGKHADRKLRQFLQKQDALSGERDPIWLGATYDHHNNKWQWSMSGRNLSFNAFSQKDPTNPQDNNCAIYDPSLKYRWSARPCSDKLRFICQHKMPKVSGPNRYKIYNRWNATYPNEQANEVVLEIIDPHDNDRRYHRRVKAEGSDEEMIIPARRRNNNNRRNKQQRNPQRNRQNQNQHPNDVNYQPAQQRKRPRPSTVAPPVASSAANPSNDVLSPAPTPQQMTQYDRKLQRQRERERRRQQRKRERQALVRQQRREKQRRQREEQQRLQREEQQRLQREEQQRMLREEQQRRQAEQLAQDAPKSQEVDELRQRSSEDKGNTKEEQEKKLKEEKEKRRQEEQHQEEEARKQQHHQQHLKEQEQQLRELKAKQQRDQQDRDYQQQLRNRELEVLKQHQAEAERQRAADEEAEKLRQERIQKQRELEAKERQKLEEERRKQREEQEAQDRLNDAKRQAEEQRQREEYEKHRQQAKTDRERQLAEAREAKRREELELQETLERQEKERQEQIRREQEEEEKRQELKRLEETRIFEEKELKRLHEENQKREELQRQREREIAQREALEKKLAEEEARLAKEVSAEEREVKRRLEEDIRHAEDARLAKEALERAAEEAKAAEQKRRLETAKKLADEEVQAKLEKKRQDYANRISALSPEDQKKFIEMRKRRKQLKEQKERENREKKLKRIQHAMRLNDDE, encoded by the exons ATGAGTGGCAGCCATAAAATGTGGTGCTGTCAAGTATTTATCTTAGTTTTAT TTGCACACACAATCCTGGCAGAGCTCCATGTCAGTGCAGCGAGCGCCGGCATCAGCTTCGACGGTCCCTCGCCGGCCCAAAGCCCGGATGCCTTGGCTCCGACGGCAAAGCCCAGGCGACGCATGTATGCCATGTGCCCGCCGCAATTCCAGCGCGTGGGCACCGACTGCTACTCGCTGGTGGAGCAGCGCAGCAGCTGGCTGGAGGCGCACTTTTTCTGCAAGGATAAGAACGCCAATCTCACGGAGCCGGGCAAGCATGCCGACCGCAAGCTTAGGCAGTTCCTGCAGAAGCAGGACGCTCTCTCTGGAG AACGCGACCCCATCTGGCTGGGTGCCACCTATGACCACCACAACAACAAGTGGCAGTGGAGCATGAGCGGACGCAACCTGTCCTTTAACGCCTTCAGCCAAAAGGACCCCAC CAACCCGCAGGACAATAACTGTGCCATCTACGACCCGAGCCTCAAGTACCGCTGGTCGGCGCGTCCCTGCTCGGATAAGTTGCGCTTCATCTGCCAGCACAAGATGCCGAAGGTGAGCGGCCCCAATCGCTACAAGATCTACAATCGATGGAACGCCACCTATCCGAACGAGCAGGCCAACGAGGTGGTCCTGGAGATCATCGATCCGCATGACAACGATCGCAG ATACCATCGCCGCGTGAAGGCCGAGGGCAGCGACGAGGAAATGATTATACCTGCACGCCggcgcaacaacaacaatcgccGCAATAAGCAGCAGCGCAACCCGCAGAGGAACCGTCAGAACCAGAACCAGCACCCCAATGATGTGAACTACCAACCAGCACAGCAACGGAAGCGTCCGCGTCCCTCCACTGTTGCACCGCCGGTGGCTTCATCAGCCGCTAATCCCTCCAACGATGTGTTGAGCCCCGCGCCCACGCCTCAGCAAATGACGCAGTACGACCGAAAGCTGCAGCGCCAGCGGGAGCGCGAGCGTCGCCGCCAGCAGCGCAAGAGGGAGCGCCAGGCTCTCGTCCGGCAGCAGCGTCGCGAGAAGCAACGTCGCCAGcgggaggagcagcagcgtcTCCAGCGGGAGGAACAGCAGCGCCTGCAGCGGGAAGAGCAGCAACGTATGCTGcgggaggagcagcagcgtcGACAGGCGGAACAACTGGCTCAGGATGCGCCAAAATCGCAAGAGGTCGATGAACTACGCCAGCGCTCCAGCGAAGACAAGGGAAACACCAAGGAGGAGcaagaaaagaagctaaaggaggagaaggaaaagCGGCGacaggaggagcagcatcaAGAGGAAGAGGCGCGGAAGCAGCAACACCACCAGCAACATCTGaaggaacaggagcagcaacTCCGCGAACTGAAGGCGAAGCAGCAGCGCGATCAACAGGATCGGGATTACCAGCAGCAACTTCGGAACCGGGAACTGGAAGTGCTAAAGCAGCACCAGGCCGAGGCGGAGCGCCAACGGGCCGCAGACGAGGAGGCCGAGAAACTCCGCCAGGAACGCATCCAGAAGCAGCGGGAGCTGGAGGCCAAGGAGCGACAAAAACTGGAGGAGGAACGCCGTAAGCAGCGCGAAGAGCAGGAGGCGCAGGATCGACTGAATGACGCCAAGCGGCAGGCCGAGGAGCAGCGACAGCGCGAGGAGTACGAGAAGCATCGGCAGCAGGCCAAGACGGATAGGGAGAGGCAGCTAGCCGAGGCGCGCGAGGCAAAACGCCGCGAAGAGCTGGAACTGCAGGAGACGCTGGAGCGCCAGGAGAAGGAACGTCAGGAGCAGATCCGACGCGAGCAAGAGGAAGAGGAGAAGCGCCAGGAGCTGAAGCGGCTGGAGGAAACGCGCATCTtcgaggagaaggagctgaAGCGGCTGCACGAGGAAAACCAAAAGCGCGAGGAGCTACAGCGCCAGCGAGAACGGGAAATCGCGCAGCGCGAGGCACTCGAGAAGAAGCTGGCCGAAGAGGAGGCGCGCCTGGCTAAGGAGGTAAGCGCTGAGGAGCGTGAGGTGAAGCGGCGCCTGGAGGAGGATATCCGCCATGCGGAAGATGCGCGTCTGGCCAAGGAGGCCTTGGAGCGAGCCGCTGAAGAAGCCAAAGCCGCCGAGCAGAAGCGCCGCCTCGAGACGGCCAAGAAGCTGGCCGACGAAGAGGTCCAAGCCAAGCTGGAGAAGAAGCGGCAGGACTATGCCAACCGCATCTCGGCCCTGAGTCCCGAGGACCAGAAGAAGTTCATCGAGATGCGCAAGCGGCGCAAGCAGCTCAAGGAGCAGAAGGAGCGCGAGAACAGGGAGAAGAAGCTCAAGCGGATACAGCACGCCATGAGGCTCAACGATGACGAGTAG
- the rgn gene encoding trichohyalin isoform X1, which yields MSGSHKMWCCQVFILVLFAHTILAELHVSAASAGISFDGPSPAQSPDALAPTAKPRRRMYAMCPPQFQRVGTDCYSLVEQRSSWLEAHFFCKDKNANLTEPGKHADRKLRQFLQKQDALSGERDPIWLGATYDHHNNKWQWSMSGRNLSFNAFSQKDPTYVQLISNSNPQDNNCAIYDPSLKYRWSARPCSDKLRFICQHKMPKVSGPNRYKIYNRWNATYPNEQANEVVLEIIDPHDNDRRYHRRVKAEGSDEEMIIPARRRNNNNRRNKQQRNPQRNRQNQNQHPNDVNYQPAQQRKRPRPSTVAPPVASSAANPSNDVLSPAPTPQQMTQYDRKLQRQRERERRRQQRKRERQALVRQQRREKQRRQREEQQRLQREEQQRLQREEQQRMLREEQQRRQAEQLAQDAPKSQEVDELRQRSSEDKGNTKEEQEKKLKEEKEKRRQEEQHQEEEARKQQHHQQHLKEQEQQLRELKAKQQRDQQDRDYQQQLRNRELEVLKQHQAEAERQRAADEEAEKLRQERIQKQRELEAKERQKLEEERRKQREEQEAQDRLNDAKRQAEEQRQREEYEKHRQQAKTDRERQLAEAREAKRREELELQETLERQEKERQEQIRREQEEEEKRQELKRLEETRIFEEKELKRLHEENQKREELQRQREREIAQREALEKKLAEEEARLAKEVSAEEREVKRRLEEDIRHAEDARLAKEALERAAEEAKAAEQKRRLETAKKLADEEVQAKLEKKRQDYANRISALSPEDQKKFIEMRKRRKQLKEQKERENREKKLKRIQHAMRLNDDE from the exons ATGAGTGGCAGCCATAAAATGTGGTGCTGTCAAGTATTTATCTTAGTTTTAT TTGCACACACAATCCTGGCAGAGCTCCATGTCAGTGCAGCGAGCGCCGGCATCAGCTTCGACGGTCCCTCGCCGGCCCAAAGCCCGGATGCCTTGGCTCCGACGGCAAAGCCCAGGCGACGCATGTATGCCATGTGCCCGCCGCAATTCCAGCGCGTGGGCACCGACTGCTACTCGCTGGTGGAGCAGCGCAGCAGCTGGCTGGAGGCGCACTTTTTCTGCAAGGATAAGAACGCCAATCTCACGGAGCCGGGCAAGCATGCCGACCGCAAGCTTAGGCAGTTCCTGCAGAAGCAGGACGCTCTCTCTGGAG AACGCGACCCCATCTGGCTGGGTGCCACCTATGACCACCACAACAACAAGTGGCAGTGGAGCATGAGCGGACGCAACCTGTCCTTTAACGCCTTCAGCCAAAAGGACCCCAC CTATGTGCAACTTATCTCCAACAGCAACCCGCAGGACAATAACTGTGCCATCTACGACCCGAGCCTCAAGTACCGCTGGTCGGCGCGTCCCTGCTCGGATAAGTTGCGCTTCATCTGCCAGCACAAGATGCCGAAGGTGAGCGGCCCCAATCGCTACAAGATCTACAATCGATGGAACGCCACCTATCCGAACGAGCAGGCCAACGAGGTGGTCCTGGAGATCATCGATCCGCATGACAACGATCGCAG ATACCATCGCCGCGTGAAGGCCGAGGGCAGCGACGAGGAAATGATTATACCTGCACGCCggcgcaacaacaacaatcgccGCAATAAGCAGCAGCGCAACCCGCAGAGGAACCGTCAGAACCAGAACCAGCACCCCAATGATGTGAACTACCAACCAGCACAGCAACGGAAGCGTCCGCGTCCCTCCACTGTTGCACCGCCGGTGGCTTCATCAGCCGCTAATCCCTCCAACGATGTGTTGAGCCCCGCGCCCACGCCTCAGCAAATGACGCAGTACGACCGAAAGCTGCAGCGCCAGCGGGAGCGCGAGCGTCGCCGCCAGCAGCGCAAGAGGGAGCGCCAGGCTCTCGTCCGGCAGCAGCGTCGCGAGAAGCAACGTCGCCAGcgggaggagcagcagcgtcTCCAGCGGGAGGAACAGCAGCGCCTGCAGCGGGAAGAGCAGCAACGTATGCTGcgggaggagcagcagcgtcGACAGGCGGAACAACTGGCTCAGGATGCGCCAAAATCGCAAGAGGTCGATGAACTACGCCAGCGCTCCAGCGAAGACAAGGGAAACACCAAGGAGGAGcaagaaaagaagctaaaggaggagaaggaaaagCGGCGacaggaggagcagcatcaAGAGGAAGAGGCGCGGAAGCAGCAACACCACCAGCAACATCTGaaggaacaggagcagcaacTCCGCGAACTGAAGGCGAAGCAGCAGCGCGATCAACAGGATCGGGATTACCAGCAGCAACTTCGGAACCGGGAACTGGAAGTGCTAAAGCAGCACCAGGCCGAGGCGGAGCGCCAACGGGCCGCAGACGAGGAGGCCGAGAAACTCCGCCAGGAACGCATCCAGAAGCAGCGGGAGCTGGAGGCCAAGGAGCGACAAAAACTGGAGGAGGAACGCCGTAAGCAGCGCGAAGAGCAGGAGGCGCAGGATCGACTGAATGACGCCAAGCGGCAGGCCGAGGAGCAGCGACAGCGCGAGGAGTACGAGAAGCATCGGCAGCAGGCCAAGACGGATAGGGAGAGGCAGCTAGCCGAGGCGCGCGAGGCAAAACGCCGCGAAGAGCTGGAACTGCAGGAGACGCTGGAGCGCCAGGAGAAGGAACGTCAGGAGCAGATCCGACGCGAGCAAGAGGAAGAGGAGAAGCGCCAGGAGCTGAAGCGGCTGGAGGAAACGCGCATCTtcgaggagaaggagctgaAGCGGCTGCACGAGGAAAACCAAAAGCGCGAGGAGCTACAGCGCCAGCGAGAACGGGAAATCGCGCAGCGCGAGGCACTCGAGAAGAAGCTGGCCGAAGAGGAGGCGCGCCTGGCTAAGGAGGTAAGCGCTGAGGAGCGTGAGGTGAAGCGGCGCCTGGAGGAGGATATCCGCCATGCGGAAGATGCGCGTCTGGCCAAGGAGGCCTTGGAGCGAGCCGCTGAAGAAGCCAAAGCCGCCGAGCAGAAGCGCCGCCTCGAGACGGCCAAGAAGCTGGCCGACGAAGAGGTCCAAGCCAAGCTGGAGAAGAAGCGGCAGGACTATGCCAACCGCATCTCGGCCCTGAGTCCCGAGGACCAGAAGAAGTTCATCGAGATGCGCAAGCGGCGCAAGCAGCTCAAGGAGCAGAAGGAGCGCGAGAACAGGGAGAAGAAGCTCAAGCGGATACAGCACGCCATGAGGCTCAACGATGACGAGTAG